From Echinicola soli, a single genomic window includes:
- a CDS encoding RNA polymerase sigma factor, translating to MKDTQDNRLRPALTEKGTTQFYGQKMMTYYEEKSDFDIWSAFKLGNEAAFNYIYRKHMKGLYNYAYQVSRDQDIARDAIHILFIRIRNKRRSLADVQNIKGYLMRAIYRIVLDELEKKKRKFQVIDNCIEEHFPIELSAETKMINFEISEERRVQLEDAMNQLSSRQRQAVLLMYKEDLSYREIAEIMGMEQVKSARKLIYRAISSLKAFFSN from the coding sequence ATGAAAGATACCCAAGATAACCGTCTGCGCCCGGCCCTGACCGAGAAGGGAACCACCCAATTTTATGGTCAAAAGATGATGACGTATTACGAAGAAAAGTCTGATTTTGACATTTGGAGTGCCTTTAAACTGGGCAATGAAGCAGCCTTTAACTACATCTACCGGAAGCATATGAAGGGGCTCTATAACTATGCTTATCAAGTTTCTAGGGACCAGGATATTGCCCGTGATGCGATCCATATCCTTTTTATAAGAATCCGGAACAAAAGACGCTCATTAGCGGATGTTCAAAATATCAAAGGGTATTTGATGAGGGCGATCTATAGGATTGTACTTGATGAGCTCGAAAAAAAGAAAAGGAAATTCCAAGTTATCGATAATTGTATAGAGGAACATTTTCCAATCGAGCTTTCGGCTGAGACCAAAATGATCAACTTTGAGATATCTGAGGAAAGAAGGGTACAGTTGGAGGACGCCATGAACCAATTGTCCAGTAGACAGCGCCAAGCTGTGTTGCTGATGTATAAAGAAGATCTTTCCTACAGGGAGATTGCTGAAATAATGGGAATGGAACAGGTGAAGTCTGCCAGAAAATTAATTTATAGAGCAATTTCAAGCCTCAAGGCATTCTTCTCCAATTGA
- a CDS encoding FecR family protein, giving the protein MKKYSEFEIEDFLTDEFFVRWAKSSDKEAAHFWEKWMENNPAKREVVMEAYYVVSSVGYKEEIHASDQEEIEWLEGILKQSRGDEEVVGDVKHGGWAWFRRIAAGVVLFFCAFFGYKMVTAPKRVVPEPIATELIYKENPAGQKSTFKLSDGTVVYLNAKSDLKFPNRFSDSIRMVELTGEAFFEVSEDKERPFIVKTQGVNVKVLGTSFNVKSDAEVAVALVEGKVTVSRDTGGQVHLSPNEMLTYKEDGKVLKSSFDPFEIVGWKDKYLVFREDSFLEVKNKIEKWYGVKIQCARDFQSDWSYTGQYYQESLDRVMEGISATSEFSYQIKDKKVILIPNPK; this is encoded by the coding sequence ATGAAAAAGTACAGTGAGTTTGAAATAGAGGATTTCCTGACCGACGAATTTTTTGTGCGATGGGCCAAGTCGTCGGACAAAGAAGCGGCCCATTTTTGGGAAAAATGGATGGAAAACAATCCTGCCAAACGTGAAGTAGTGATGGAAGCCTACTATGTCGTGAGTTCGGTAGGCTATAAGGAAGAAATCCATGCATCAGATCAAGAAGAAATCGAATGGCTTGAAGGCATTCTGAAGCAGAGCAGAGGGGATGAAGAGGTAGTGGGAGATGTAAAACACGGCGGATGGGCTTGGTTCAGAAGGATAGCAGCAGGGGTGGTACTTTTTTTCTGTGCATTTTTTGGTTACAAAATGGTCACTGCACCTAAAAGGGTAGTTCCAGAGCCCATAGCGACAGAATTGATTTATAAGGAAAACCCAGCCGGCCAAAAGTCCACCTTTAAGCTGTCCGATGGTACGGTAGTTTACCTGAATGCAAAAAGCGACCTGAAATTTCCGAACAGATTCAGTGATTCCATAAGAATGGTAGAGCTCACCGGGGAAGCTTTTTTTGAGGTTTCCGAGGACAAGGAACGTCCCTTTATTGTAAAGACCCAAGGTGTGAACGTAAAGGTGCTGGGGACTTCGTTTAATGTGAAGAGCGATGCAGAAGTGGCGGTGGCCTTGGTAGAGGGTAAAGTCACTGTAAGTCGTGATACAGGTGGGCAAGTCCATTTATCCCCCAATGAAATGCTGACCTATAAGGAGGACGGGAAGGTATTGAAATCCTCATTTGATCCATTTGAGATAGTGGGCTGGAAGGACAAATACCTCGTGTTTAGGGAAGACAGCTTTTTGGAGGTAAAGAATAAAATTGAGAAGTGGTACGGTGTCAAGATCCAATGTGCCCGGGATTTCCAAAGTGATTGGTCTTATACGGGGCAATATTACCAAGAAAGCCTGGACCGTGTGATGGAGGGCATAAGTGCGACTTCAGAATTCAGTTATCAAATTAAGGACAAAAAAGTAATTCTTATACCTAATCCCAAATAA